TGTTGGTAAAGAAGTTCGAAGTGACCCAAAATCGATCATTTGATGCTATGGACGAGGTGATTAGTCGAAAGAAGATGTCTGAATTCGGCAACCTGGCCCTAGTAGAGGACCGAGATGATTCCCTTGgttcaaaaacaattgcttTACCCGGCACAAAAAGAGGAGAAATGTCAAGCCGATCTCTTCGCCCAGAGGTTCGAGTGATGGGTTTGCAGTTTTCACCCACCGGTAGAGAATTTGCCGCTGTCACGACCGAAGGCCTTTTGCTATTCTCCTTGGACACCAAAGTGTTCTTTTCGCCCATCGACATGGACGAAAATACGCGCCCAGATGTCATTCGGCAACTGATTTTGGATCAAGTCTTCGATCAGGCTCTCATCATGGCTTTGAAACTAAACGACAACGCTCTACTAATCGAAACCATTGAGCAAATCCCGAAAGAAGAAATTGGCCTCATCACACAAGATTTGTCTGAGAAATTTGTCCCCAATCTGGCCAAGTTAGTGGCTCAGCAAATCGACACTTCTCGTCATCTCCACTTTTACGCCCTTTGGGCCCAAGGCCTCCTAACCAACAAAGCGCACCTCCTCCGAAAAGGCTCGAATGAAATTCGACCCGTCTTGAATTCACTGCACAAGAGTCTCATTCTAAAGAGCGCCAAACTCAACGAGATATCTGAACACAATTTGTACACGATGCGATTTCTCATAGCTAAGGCTAAGCAATATCGAGCTAAAGAACTTAAGTCGGCGAATGAGGAAGAAGCCATGGAACAAGGGGACCCAGTCGAGAATAGTGACGGGAGCTTGACGGGTTCAGACGACGAAACGGGCGACGGAGGATTTCTGTCGAATTGGGATTAAACCCAGATAACAATGATGATTGCGATAATAAACCATTCTTACCAGTAAAATGCCATACAGTGCGCGAATATTATCCGGATTCAAGCTCAAGGTTTTGGCGTAGTAAGTCTTGGCCATCTCAATGTTGTCCATCCCACCTTGGGTGTATTTGATCTCGGCATATCTACAAGTCAGCATCAGCAATTAGATCAGGATAACGCTCAAAACCAATGCGGCACACACCTTTGGAAGTAGATATGATTATTGGGATTATGAAGAATGAGTTCTTCGCAACAATAGGCGGCCTTAGCGTAGTCTCGTTCCTCCAGATAGAGATCGCACAATTCCATCCAAGCCTCCGTGTCACACAAGAAGCTGCAAAGAGCAGAGGTCATCAGCCTTCATCTGGTTAATAATCAATGATGGCACCTACTCATTGAGATAGCGACTGAGTTCACCAATGGCTTGGGGCCGCTCGCCTTTGGCCCGGTGGATGGCGATCTTGCGCTTGCGGGCCGAGCTATTGGCCGAGTCCTCCTCCAAGATGGTGTCGTACAACTTGAGGGCGCTCTCCCAGTCACCCATCATTTCGTGGCGCATGCCGTACAATCGCCGCACCCGGATTGAATCCAAGTCGAATTCGGCCTTTAATCGCTTCAGGCATCGCTCGACCACATCCCGACGTTGGACGTCCATGGCGGCCACAGCCACTTGCTCCAGTACCATCCATTTCTCGTCGCCCAGGGCTTCTGGATCTTGGGACAATAACGAGTCCCACAAATCCACCACATCCATGCTCCGACGCACGTTGTCCTCACGCCAGGACCGCAACAACTCGCGACCTTCTGTCCGGGGCAAGGGCAAACAGTATGAAGAACAAACCGTTCAGTCGACCACGTATCATGACAATGTAGGGAAGACCAGTCAATGGTCATTCAAAATTAGCTCTTACCTTGCACGTTCATCTTGATCGTAGGGGCTTAATTCGCGGACCGATCGATGATGGATGGATATAGAGGGCCtctagatagatggatggatataGAGGGCCtctagatagatggatggaaggaCCGGATCCACGGGATGGACACACTCAGATGAAAGGATGGACAATTGTCAACAATCCACAACACTCTAGACGGCGGCAGGGTGGATTCTGGGCTTAGTTGGTGCCATGGTATCTGAACGTGGGTTTAGTTTATAATGATGGCAAGTTGCATTGACAATGTTTTGGGGTAAAATATTAAAGGATGATAACATGAATGACATTCAAATCCATCGCGTGACGTTTCATTGGCGCATTCATCCCACTGAGGTAGCCTTGTTATTTGTGATTGGGCTGATTTAAGTCACACCCGTCCAAGATTTGATATACGGCTTCCAGCCCAAAGCCAAAGGCCGCGATC
This Tigriopus californicus strain San Diego chromosome 7, Tcal_SD_v2.1, whole genome shotgun sequence DNA region includes the following protein-coding sequences:
- the LOC131882903 gene encoding ER membrane protein complex subunit 2-like — its product is MNVQEGRELLRSWREDNVRRSMDVVDLWDSLLSQDPEALGDEKWMVLEQVAVAAMDVQRRDVVERCLKRLKAEFDLDSIRVRRLYGMRHEMMGDWESALKLYDTILEEDSANSSARKRKIAIHRAKGERPQAIGELSRYLNDFLCDTEAWMELCDLYLEERDYAKAAYCCEELILHNPNNHIYFQRYAEIKYTQGGMDNIEMAKTYYAKTLSLNPDNIRALYGILLASFQLASSNKMPAPKKQEFMKMVMWSSKQIQKRYQTKNAPIDPSRFIQAFVSQPPNGQSGASS